A single region of the Lycium barbarum isolate Lr01 chromosome 2, ASM1917538v2, whole genome shotgun sequence genome encodes:
- the LOC132627792 gene encoding subtilisin-like protease SBT1.7: protein MGRLRVMVLSTLVLVLFHVFVDAGQNLKKTYIIHMDKSNMPADFDDHTQWYDSSLKSVSKSANIFYTYNSVIHGYSTQLTADEAKSLEQQPGILSVHEEVTYELHTTRSPSFMGLEGRESISFFPQSEARSEVIIGVLDTGVYPESKSFDDTGLGPVPTSWKGTCQISEYFAASSCNRKLIGARFFSQGYEAAHGAIDETTESKSPRDHGGHGTHTATTAAGSVVNGANLFGYAAGTARGMASHARVAAYKVCWAKGCFSSDILAGMDQAVIDGVNVLSLSLGGTISDYYKDVVAIGAFTAASKGIFVSCSAGNGGPSSGTLSNVAPWITTVGAGTMDREFPAYISIGNGKKLNGVSLYHGKVLSPLMPLVYAGNASQASNGNLCTSGSLIPEKVAGKIVVCDRGMNARAQKGLVVKDAGGIGMILANTDTYGEELVADAHFIPTAAVGQTAGNLIKQYIASNSNPTATFAFGGTKLDVQPSPVVAAFSSRGPNPITPDILKPDLIAPGVNILAAWTDKVGPTGLLKDTRFVGYNIISGTSMSCPHVSGLAALLKAAHPEWSPAAIRSALMTTSYSTYKNGKTIDDVATGMSSTAFDYGAGHVNPTAAVNPGLVYDLTVDDYINFLCALDYSTSMIKVIAKRDISCDENKEYRVADLNYPSFAIPLETAWGEYANSSAPTVSRYSRTLTNVGNPATYKASVSSKTHEVKILVEPQTLTFSRKNEKKTYTVTFTASSKPSGTTIFAQLEWSDGQHVVASPIAFSWT from the coding sequence ATGGGAAGACTCAGGGTCATGGTTCTTTCAACACTAGTCCTAGTGTTGTTTCATGTGTTTGTTGATGCAGGCCAGAACCTGAAGAAGACTTACATAATTCACATGGACAAGTCCAACATGCCTGCTGATTTCGATGATCATACTCAGTGGTATGACTCATCTTTGAAGTCGGTATCCAAGAGCGCCAACATATTTTACACCTACAACAGTGTGATCCATGGCTACTCAACACAGCTAACAGCTGATGAAGCCAAATCACTTGAACAGCAACCAGGAATTCTCTCGGTCCATGAGGAAGTGACATATGAGCTTCACACCACTCGATCCCCTTCATTTATGGGACTTGAAGGACGCGAAAGTATATCATTCTTTCCTCAGTCTGAGGCAAGGAGTGAGGTCATTATTGGGGTGCTGGACACAGGTGTTTATCCTGAATCAAAAAGTTTTGATGACACTGGACTAGGTCCAGTCCCTACGAGCTGGAAGGGCACGTGTCAAATTAGCGAATACTTCGCTGCATCAAGCTGTAACCGGAAACTCATTGGTGCGAGGTTTTTCTCACAAGGTTATGAAGCAGCTCACGGGGCAATTGATGAGACCACGGAATCCAAGTCACCAAGGGACCATGGGGGCCATGGTACACACACTGCAACTACAGCAGCTGGCTCGGTTGTAAACGGAGCTAACCTCTTTGGTTATGCTGCCGGTACAGCACGGGGAATGGCTTCACACGCAAGAGTGGCTGCATACAAGGTATGCTGGGCCAAAGGATGTTTTAGCAGCGACATACTAGCAGGGATGGACCAGGCCGTCATAGATGGTGTAAATGTGCTCTCACTGTCCCTTGGTGGCACAATTTCTGATTATTACAAGGACGTAGTTGCAATTGGAGCATTTACTGCAGCTTCTAAAGGAATATTTGTCTCGTGCTCAGCGGGGAATGGCGGTCCAAGCTCTGGGACCCTATCTAATGTTGCACCATGGATAACTACTGTAGGTGCAGGAACCATGGACCGTGAATTTCCAGCATATATTAGCATTGGAAATGGAAAAAAACTCAATGGAGTATCACTTTACCATGGTAAGGTATTGAGTCCTCTGATGCCACTGGTGTATGCTGGAAATGCCAGCCAAGCATCAAATGGAAATTTATGCACAAGTGGTAGTCTAATTCCAGAAAAAGTTGCTGGGAAAATTGTGGTATGTGACCGGGGGATGAATGCAAGGGCACAAAAGGGTTTGGTTGTGAAGGATGCTGGTGGAATAGGGATGATTCTGGCAAACACAGACACTTATGGAGAAGAGTTGGTTGCTGATGCACATTTCATACCTACAGCTGCAGTTGGTCAAACTGCTGGCAACTTGATCAAACAGTACATAGCTTCTAACAGTAATCCAACTGCCACATTTGCATTTGGAGGTACCAAGTTGGATGTTCAACCATCGCCAGTTGTTGCAGCTTTTAGTTCCAGAGGGCCAAACCCAATCACACCTGATATACTTAAACCTGATTTGATAGCACCAGGTGTCAATATTCTTGCTGCTTGGACAGATAAAGTTGGACCAACTGGTTTGCTAAAAGACACCAGGTTTGTCGGTTACAACATCATCTCTGGAACTTCCATGTCATGTCCCCATGTGAGTGGGCTAGCAGCACTACTCAAAGCTGCCCATCCAGAATGGAGTCCAGCAGCTATAAGGTCAGCACTGATGACTACAAGTTACAGCACATACAAGAACGGGAAAACAATTGACGATGTTGCAACAGGAATGTCATCTACAGCATTTGATTATGGTGCTGGACATGTGAATCCAACGGCAGCTGTCAATCCTGGTTTAGTGTATGATCTCACAGTCGATGACTATATAAACTTCCTTTGTGCCTTGGACTACAGCACGAGTATGATCAAGGTCATTGCGAAGAGAGACATCTCCTGTGACGAAAATAAGGAGTATAGAGTTGCTGATCTTAATTACCCATCTTTTGCCATTCCTTTGGAAACGGCCTGGGGTGAATATGCAAATAGTAGTGCACCCACAGTGAGCAGATACTCAAGGACTCTAACAAACGTGGGAAATCCAGCTACATACAAGGCCTCGGTCTCTTCTAAAACACACGAAGTGAAGATTCTGGTTGAGCCACAAACACTTACTTTCAGTCGGAAGAACGAAAAGAAAACCTACACTGTGACATTCACTGCTAGTTCCAAGCCATCAGGCACAACTATCTTCGCTCAACTGGAGTGGTCAGATGGACAACATGTTGTTGCCAGCCCAATTGCTTTCAGCTGGACTTGA